A single genomic interval of Musa acuminata AAA Group cultivar baxijiao chromosome BXJ3-4, Cavendish_Baxijiao_AAA, whole genome shotgun sequence harbors:
- the LOC135636613 gene encoding heterodimeric geranylgeranyl pyrophosphate synthase large subunit 1, chloroplastic-like — translation MAYVTARLLARAPGSGRVPAVLRSASTRLHDGPIGQAEAAVDRFDLKAYMADKARRVDAALDRAVPLRYPERLHESMRYSLLSAGKRICPILALASCELVGGDEATVMPVACAVEMLHAVSLIHDDLPCMDNDDLRRGQPSNHRVFGEGTAVITGDALIALAFEHVAAATARVPADPVLRAVAEYGSAIGSEGLVAGQFVDIDSEGKAVGIGVLEYIHLHKTARLLEAAAACGVIMGGGGDAEVESVRRYARCVGQLFQVVDDILDVTKTTEELGKTAGKDVASGKTTYPKLMGLEKAQELAQTLVVKAEAELHGFDRVKAAPLRHLARYIADRQN, via the coding sequence ATGGCATACGTGACGGCGCGTCTCCTCGCCCGTGCTCCGGGGAGCGGCCGCGTCCCTGCGGTCTTGCGATCCGCCTCCACCCGGCTGCACGATGGTCCGATAGGACAGGCCGAAGCGGCGGTGGACCGGTTCGACCTGAAGGCGTACATGGCCGACAAGGCCCGGCGGGTGGACGCGGCCCTGGACCGTGCTGTGCCCCTCCGCTACCCTGAGCGGCTCCACGAGTCGATGCGCTACTCCCTCCTGAGCGCCGGCAAGCGCATCTGCCCTATCCTCGCCCTCGCCTCTTGTGAGCTCGTCGGAGGCGATGAGGCCACCGTCATGCCCGTCGCCTGCGCCGTCGAGATGCTGCACGCCGTGTCCCTCATCCACGACGACCTCCCCTGCATGGACAACGACGACCTCCGTCGGGGCCAGCCGTCCAACCACCGTGTCTTCGGCGAGGGCACCGCCGTGATCACCGGCGACGCCCTCATCGCCCTGGCCTTCGAGCACGTGGCCGCCGCCACGGCCAGAGTGCCGGCGGATCCGGTTCTCCGGGCCGTCGCGGAGTACGGGTCGGCGATTGGGTCGGAGGGGCTGGTGGCGGGCCAGTTTGTGGACATCGACAGCGAGGGCAAGGCAGTGGGCATCGGCGTGCTGGAGTACATCCACCTGCACAAGACGGCGAGGCTGCTGGAGGCGGCCGCGGCGTGTGGGGTGATCATGGGCGGCGGCGGGGACGCCGAGGTCGAGAGCGTAAGGCGGTACGCGCGCTGCGTCGGCCAGCTGTTCCAGGTGGTGGACGACATACTGGACGTGACGAAAACGACGGAGGAGTTGGGGAAAACGGCCGGAAAGGACGTGGCGAGCGGCAAGACGACGTACCCGAAGCTGATGGGCCTCGAGAAGGCGCAGGAGCTGGCACAAACCCTGGTGGTGAAAGCGGAAGCAGAGCTGCATGGGTTCGACCGCGTCAAGGCGGCGCCCCTGCGCCATCTCGCTCGCTACATCGCCGATCGCCAGAACTGA
- the LOC135636614 gene encoding AUGMIN subunit 1-like — translation METMGDLAAALDASPTSDSAAKSGAGAATDASRIAEMKAWLASQFEAAGRHVPAFEYTPRSVAHLHSLASLSQARSRAASIVAADLRLKASEYRAEAARIREVLERVGLAREQLSPGAIGSAQVVAGVANLLNIRDTEMSSFVVAMGDLSLRKADVEEKRAKVQKESKVLLEYTRKAIAKLNDLKKTLAKFENEVGLHEAQMLQWQTNLAILDSKERQYMLQLNNFKAILNRVGYTSDINHGVLMEMAEHKKDLEKKTKPILDTLRSYQDLPPDKTLAALAIEDKKRQYAAAEKYLEEVLHSALNTPEI, via the exons ATGGAGACGATGGGCGACCTCGCTGCCGCCCTGGACGCGTCGCCGACCTCCGATTCGGCAGCGAAGAGCGGCGCTGGTGCGGCCACCGACGCGTCGCGGATCGCGGAGATGAAGGCGTGGTTGGCTTCCCAGTTCGAGGCGGCGGGGAGGCACGTGCCGGCTTTCGAGTACACTCCCCGCAGCGTTGCCCACCTGCATTCCCTCGCCTCCCTCTCTCAGGCCCGATCCCGTGCCGCCTCCATCGTCGCCGCCGACCTCCGCCTCAAAGCTTCCGAGTACCGTGCCGAGGCCGCTCGGATCCGCGAGGTCCTGGAGCGCGTTGGCCTCGCGCGGGAGCAACTCTCCCCTGGCGCAATTGGGTCCGCTCAGGTCGTCGCTGGCGTCGCCAATCTACTAAACATCCGGGACACGGAGATGAGTAG TTTTGTTGTGGCCATGGGAGATCTGTCTTTGAGGAAGGCAGATGTGGAGGAGAAGAGGGCGAAGGTGCAGAAGGAGTCCAAGGTTCTTCTTGAATACACTAGAAAAGCCATTGCGAAGCTCAATGATCTTAAGAA AACACTTGCTAAGTTCGAAAATGAAGTAGGACTGCATGAGGCTCAGATGCTGCAGTGGCAGACAAATCTGGCAATCTTGGATTCGAAAGAGCGCCAGTATATGCTTCAGCTCAATAATTTCAAG GCAATACTAAATCGTGTCGGATATACGTCGGATATCAACCATGGTGTGCTGATGGAAATGGCCGAGCATAAGAAGGACTTGGAGAAGAAAACCAAACCCATCTTGGATACCTTGAGGAGCTACCAAGACTTGCCACCT GATAAAACTCTTGCTGCATTAGCTATTGAGGACAAAAAAAGGCAATATGCAGCTGCGGAGAAGTATCTAGAAGAAGTTCTACATTCTGCTCTAAACACGCCAGAGATATGA
- the LOC103980615 gene encoding uncharacterized protein LOC103980615 isoform X2 yields the protein MRALLPLRSSIVVVIVVVLVPFITNPRGVNSSSDAPLTSIPLDLYHTSDALLKEIKSLVLRHPDTLSMETVKMGNRGYAAEVLVVTYDRKTKHDNEKSKFRILMSFGQHGRELITSEVALQLLSVLAEEHNILSMGPVSITKELDNIVIKVVPMENLNGRKLVEAGDLCERRNGRGVDLNRNWGVDWGKKEKDYDPYEENPGTAPFSEPEAQIMRQLAKSFEPHIWVNVHSGMEALFMPYDHKNTTPDGHMSNLMEFLLWDVNRLHFEEKCLVGSGGGLVGYLAHGTTTDYMYDVVKVPMAFTFEIYGDSEASSKDCFKMFNPVDKLEFNKAVNKWSEAFLTLFRLGPSRLATTYGLRKWDSMGGKVIDGSLESNKENKIDGLDLGMKDLRNYFRLFLLSSVLLMFMFCSRISKSKYRQTN from the exons aTGAgggctcttcttcctctccgatCCTCCATCGtggtcgtcatcgtcgtcgtcctcgTGCCCTTCATTACGAACCCTCGAGGGGTCAATTCTTCGTCGGACGCTCCTTTGACGTCTATCCCTCTCGATCTCTATCATACGAG TGATGCTTTGCTGAAGGAAATCAAGTCGCTGGTACTTCGGCATCCAGACACTTTGTCT ATGGAGACAGTGAAAATGGGCAATAGAGGCTATGCTGCAGAGGTATTAGTGGTTACATATGATCGAAAAACGAAGCATGATAATGAAAAATCAAAGTTCCGTATACTTATG AGCTTTGGACAGCACGGGAGAGAGCTTATAACCTCTGAAGTAGCATTGCAACTACTTTCTGTTTTGGctgaagagcataacatactgagCATGGGCCCGGTGTCCATTACTAAAGAGCTGGATAACATTGTGATAAAG GTGGTGCCAATGGAAAATTTGAATGGACGCAAGCTTGTTGAAGCAGGAGACCTTTGTGAAAGGAGAAATG GAAGAGGAGTTGATCTTAACAGAAATTGGGGTGTGGATTGGGGAAAGAAGGAGAAG GACTATGATCCATATGAAGAAAACCCTGGAACAGCCCCTTTCAGTGAGCCTGAGGCTCAAATAATGCGGCAGCTTGCCAAGTCCTTTGAACCTCATATTTGGGTGAATGTGCACTCAGGAATGGAG GCTCTATTCATGCCATATGATCACAAGAATACTACGCCAGATGGGCACATGTCAAATTTAATGGAGTTTTTACTATGGGATGTAAACCGTCTTCACTTTGAAGAGAAATGCTTAGTTGGGTCAGGCGGAGGCTTAGTAGG GTATCTTGCTCATGGGACAACAACTGATTATATGTATGATGTTGTTAAAGTGCCAATGGCTTTCACTTTTGAG ATATATGGTGATTCAGAAGCATCTTCGAAGGACTGCTTCAAAATGTTCAATCCAGTAGATAAACTTGAGTTCAAT AAAGCTGTCAACAAATGGAGTGAAGCATTCCTCACGCTTTTTAGGCTGGGTCCTTCCCGGCTTGCTACAACTTATGGCTTAAGAAAATGGGACTCCATGGGTGGTAAGGTCATAGATGGGAGCTTAGAAAGTAACAAAGAAAACAAGATCGATGGACTTGACCTCGGTATGAAAGATCTGCGGAATTATTTCAGGCTTTTTCTACTATCATCTGTGCTTTTGATGTTCATGTTCTGCTCAAGGATATCAAAGAGCAAATATAGACAGACAAATTGA
- the LOC103980615 gene encoding metallocarboxypeptidase A-like protein MCYG_01475 isoform X1: protein MRALLPLRSSIVVVIVVVLVPFITNPRGVNSSSDAPLTSIPLDLYHTSDALLKEIKSLVLRHPDTLSMETVKMGNRGYAAEVLVVTYDRKTKHDNEKSKFRILMSFGQHGRELITSEVALQLLSVLAEEHNILSMGPVSITKELDNIVIKVVPMENLNGRKLVEAGDLCERRNGRGVDLNRNWGVDWGKKEKDYDPYEENPGTAPFSEPEAQIMRQLAKSFEPHIWVNVHSGMEVDYAALFMPYDHKNTTPDGHMSNLMEFLLWDVNRLHFEEKCLVGSGGGLVGYLAHGTTTDYMYDVVKVPMAFTFEIYGDSEASSKDCFKMFNPVDKLEFNKAVNKWSEAFLTLFRLGPSRLATTYGLRKWDSMGGKVIDGSLESNKENKIDGLDLGMKDLRNYFRLFLLSSVLLMFMFCSRISKSKYRQTN, encoded by the exons aTGAgggctcttcttcctctccgatCCTCCATCGtggtcgtcatcgtcgtcgtcctcgTGCCCTTCATTACGAACCCTCGAGGGGTCAATTCTTCGTCGGACGCTCCTTTGACGTCTATCCCTCTCGATCTCTATCATACGAG TGATGCTTTGCTGAAGGAAATCAAGTCGCTGGTACTTCGGCATCCAGACACTTTGTCT ATGGAGACAGTGAAAATGGGCAATAGAGGCTATGCTGCAGAGGTATTAGTGGTTACATATGATCGAAAAACGAAGCATGATAATGAAAAATCAAAGTTCCGTATACTTATG AGCTTTGGACAGCACGGGAGAGAGCTTATAACCTCTGAAGTAGCATTGCAACTACTTTCTGTTTTGGctgaagagcataacatactgagCATGGGCCCGGTGTCCATTACTAAAGAGCTGGATAACATTGTGATAAAG GTGGTGCCAATGGAAAATTTGAATGGACGCAAGCTTGTTGAAGCAGGAGACCTTTGTGAAAGGAGAAATG GAAGAGGAGTTGATCTTAACAGAAATTGGGGTGTGGATTGGGGAAAGAAGGAGAAG GACTATGATCCATATGAAGAAAACCCTGGAACAGCCCCTTTCAGTGAGCCTGAGGCTCAAATAATGCGGCAGCTTGCCAAGTCCTTTGAACCTCATATTTGGGTGAATGTGCACTCAGGAATGGAGGTAGACTATGCG GCTCTATTCATGCCATATGATCACAAGAATACTACGCCAGATGGGCACATGTCAAATTTAATGGAGTTTTTACTATGGGATGTAAACCGTCTTCACTTTGAAGAGAAATGCTTAGTTGGGTCAGGCGGAGGCTTAGTAGG GTATCTTGCTCATGGGACAACAACTGATTATATGTATGATGTTGTTAAAGTGCCAATGGCTTTCACTTTTGAG ATATATGGTGATTCAGAAGCATCTTCGAAGGACTGCTTCAAAATGTTCAATCCAGTAGATAAACTTGAGTTCAAT AAAGCTGTCAACAAATGGAGTGAAGCATTCCTCACGCTTTTTAGGCTGGGTCCTTCCCGGCTTGCTACAACTTATGGCTTAAGAAAATGGGACTCCATGGGTGGTAAGGTCATAGATGGGAGCTTAGAAAGTAACAAAGAAAACAAGATCGATGGACTTGACCTCGGTATGAAAGATCTGCGGAATTATTTCAGGCTTTTTCTACTATCATCTGTGCTTTTGATGTTCATGTTCTGCTCAAGGATATCAAAGAGCAAATATAGACAGACAAATTGA